The window AGACTGTGGCATCATTGTCTTTGGTGCCTCCGGCGACCTTGTGCACCGAAAACTCATTCCGGCCCTGTATGGACTGATGCGCCGCCGCCTGCTGCCCCCGCGTTTTTACATTCTGGGTTTTGCCCGTTCGGACATCTCAGAAGAGACTTTCCGCGAACGCATGCGCAAAGCCATTATCGACGCTCATGGGGAACAGCCGCCGGACATGCTTAACGGCTTTCTGGCCATGTGCCGCTACTCCGCAGGCGACTATAACGATCCCGCAGCCTATAACAGGCTTGCAGGCCGCTGCTCCGTCTGCGACAAGGATTTTGATTCTTCGGGCAACCGCCTGTTCTACCTTGCGCTGCCTCCCGAACTGCATCCGGTTGTCGTCGAACGTCTGGCTGAGACAGGAATGACAGCAGAAGGTCCGGATCGCAACCCTTGGGCCCGCGTGGTCTTTGAAAAACCCTTCGGCCACGACCTGCAATCCGCCATCGCGTTGGATAACCGCCTTGCCCGCGTGATTGCCTCGCACCAGATTTTCCGCATGGATCACTATCTGGGCAAGGAAACCGTGCAATCCGTGCTCATGTTCCGCTTTGCCAATGCCATATTCGAACCACTGTGGAACAGAAGCTATATCGACCATGTGCAGATCTCCACGCTGGAATCCATCGGCGTTGAGCATCGCGGCGGTTACTATGATCAGGCAGGCTGCCTGCGCGACATGTTCCAGAACCACATGTTGCAGATGCTGGCCATAACCGCGATGGAGCCGCCCATCTCCTTTTATGCGGACAGGGTGCGGGAAGAAAGGACCAAACTGCTGCGCTCCATACGCCCGTGGTCCATGGATGATCTCGGCAGCTGGATCGTACGCGGTCAGTATGCTGCGTCTCCGGCAAGTTCCTCTTCACTGCCGGACTACAACAGCGAGCACGGCGTGCGCCCTGATTCCACTACGGAAACCTATGTGGCTGCCAAACTACTTATCGATAACTGGCGATGGCAGGGCGTGCCCTTCTACCTGCGTTCCGGCAAGGGCCTGCAGCGCAAATCGTCGGAAATTGCAGTCACCTTCAAGCGTGTGCCCTATTCCATGTTCGGCATGACCTCCAAGGCGCAGATGCCTGCCAACGTGCTCATTCTGAAAATACAGCCCGATGAAGGCATCGACCTGACAATCCAGACCAAACAGCCCGGCCCCAAATCCTGCATGTCTTCCATGGCGCTTTCCTTCAAATATCAGGAAGTGTTCGGCATCACGCCCCCAAACGCCTATGAACGCCTGCTGCTGGACTGCATGCAGGGCGACCGCACCCTGTTCTGGTCACGAGAAGGCGTAGAGGCGGCATGGCAGCTCATTGATCCTGTGCTTGCCGCGTGGCGTGAGAAACCGCACCTATGCCCCCTGCACCGTTACCCCGTAGGCAGCTGGGGGCCGGAAGCGGCAGACGAACTTGTCCGCAAAGAAGGCAGACGCTGGCGCAGGCCGCCTGAAATGGCGGGTACGCATGAGTTATGAAAGGAGCGGAAGTCTCCAACGATTCATCACTCTAGCCAATTGCCTTTCGGTCCAAATTCGTCTATCGCTAACAACTCTGGAGTCGCGGCCCCGAAACCATAATGCTTTTCTCAGCAAACCAAGACCGGACGCATCCGGCATGAATACACAATGCGCAAGGCTTCCATAGGACTTACCCCCGAGGGCGTACCCTCGCTTGCCCTGACCGGCCTCGCCACGCTCGCCTTCGGCATGCTTGGCTGGTGGCCCCTTACCATCGTGTTTCTCGTCCTGTTCTGGTTCTGCCTCCACTTCTTCCGCGATCCCGAGCGCGTGGTTCCTACCGATTCCGGTCTGGCGATCAGCCCCGCTGACGGCAAGGTCATCAAGATCCAGCCCATGCCCGACCCCTTCACCGGCGAACCCCGCCAGTGCATCTGCATTTTCATGAACGTGTTCAGCGTGCATGTGAACCGTTCCCCCGTGAGTGCCACGGTCGCCGGTATCAAGTATCACCCCGGCAAGTACCTGAACGCCGCATGGGACAAGGCCAGCACCGACAACGAACGTTGCGCCTACAACCTGCAGGACACCG is drawn from Desulfovibrio mangrovi and contains these coding sequences:
- a CDS encoding phosphatidylserine decarboxylase family protein, which produces MRKASIGLTPEGVPSLALTGLATLAFGMLGWWPLTIVFLVLFWFCLHFFRDPERVVPTDSGLAISPADGKVIKIQPMPDPFTGEPRQCICIFMNVFSVHVNRSPVSATVAGIKYHPGKYLNAAWDKASTDNERCAYNLQDTEGRHWTMVQIAGLIARRIVCRVDEGDSLNRGERFGMIKFGSRVDLYMPDDYVPSVSIGEQVFAGQTVLAHRPNENGN
- the zwf gene encoding glucose-6-phosphate dehydrogenase, giving the protein MDLEYALSQTNVCAEQQAEDCGIIVFGASGDLVHRKLIPALYGLMRRRLLPPRFYILGFARSDISEETFRERMRKAIIDAHGEQPPDMLNGFLAMCRYSAGDYNDPAAYNRLAGRCSVCDKDFDSSGNRLFYLALPPELHPVVVERLAETGMTAEGPDRNPWARVVFEKPFGHDLQSAIALDNRLARVIASHQIFRMDHYLGKETVQSVLMFRFANAIFEPLWNRSYIDHVQISTLESIGVEHRGGYYDQAGCLRDMFQNHMLQMLAITAMEPPISFYADRVREERTKLLRSIRPWSMDDLGSWIVRGQYAASPASSSSLPDYNSEHGVRPDSTTETYVAAKLLIDNWRWQGVPFYLRSGKGLQRKSSEIAVTFKRVPYSMFGMTSKAQMPANVLILKIQPDEGIDLTIQTKQPGPKSCMSSMALSFKYQEVFGITPPNAYERLLLDCMQGDRTLFWSREGVEAAWQLIDPVLAAWREKPHLCPLHRYPVGSWGPEAADELVRKEGRRWRRPPEMAGTHEL